From Phycodurus eques isolate BA_2022a chromosome 1, UOR_Pequ_1.1, whole genome shotgun sequence, one genomic window encodes:
- the LOC133401254 gene encoding uncharacterized protein C6orf226 homolog, with translation MDSVFLRFDSYDFGADQRFLHGLQTLQAGACGEEAKILDAKLFFYNRFVEPVDSISYKAWSSSGSSGEPSAGRDAEKSEESQGKSLSFAEVMRLVQEGQEVPGVTKVEIQASNQTETPSQMERIRKPWEGASASK, from the exons ATGGATTCTGTTTTCTTGAGGTTCGACTCGTATGACTTCGGAGCGGATCAAAGGTTCCTGCACGGCCTGCAGACATTACAAGCCGGCGCCTGTGGCGAAGAAGCAAAGATACTGGACGCTAAACTCTTCTTTTATAACAG GTTTGTGGAGCCCGTGGACTCCATCAGCTACAAAGCGTGGTCCAGCTCTGGTTCCAGCGGGGAGCCTTCAGCTGGTCGTGACGCTGAGAAATCTGAAGAGTCGCAGGGAAAGTCGCTTTCCTTTGCTGAGGTGATGCGACTCGTCCAAGAAGGCCAGGAAGTGCCAGGAGTGACAAAAGTGGAAATACAAGCAAGCAACCAGACTGAAACGCCGTCACAAATGGAGAGAATACGCAAACCCTGGGAGGGGGCGTCAGCGTCCAAATGA